TCAGCAGCAACATTCTTCgctttgtggaaaagaaaaagcaCATTGTGAGTTAAGGATGTAATGCTTCTAGTTCATATTGTAAGACACCTTACAACTGAAATAAGACAATGCTGCCTATAGTCCCTCTAGGTTTGAAGCTAGCAAAATGGAGATTTGAGGGCTGCAGGCTGCTCAGTTCTGCTATAAATTCAAATTTTTCTGAACCTGACTGATGTTTCAAGATATATAGCTTCTACATATTCCCCACGGcatctatatagttctaaaaaaCCAAAAGATGATGCCGCAGTATACAGATCTAGGCAAAGTTCTGGACAGCCCTTGTCCAATTTCCAATATTCCTAGATTAGAAAATTGGATCAACTCTGAaagcaatagaatagaaaagtCAAAGGCATTTCAGATGACTAGGTTTTAAAACATGGAGACTTTGTTCCAAAAATAGAATCAAGAAAAAATACAAGATGATACAAAATGCATTTTGTAAGAAATTTGGGGACTGCAAATCTTGAAACTGTCTTTCCTTGCTCTACCTTTCTTTCAAGGAAAAACCCCCCCATCATTTCCAAAGCCCCGACTAACAACATGGCCAGCTTATCTGACTCTGCTGGAAGAATAAGGTAGAATGTCTTGATGTAGCATTACTGTGTGAAGTCCAAAACTGGCCACTGGCCAAAGGAATTCAGTCTTACCGATCAAATGATCTTTCATCTTCTCCAGCACAGGCTCCATATCCTCTCTTGACAAGCTTTTAGAACCCACAAGACCTTTCAGCATTCCAAACATGCCTCCAAGACCACTTTTCTTCTTGCTGGAAACAGGAAGGAGAGGTTAACAGAGTGGGAAAAGCTAATCAAATAAAGGAGTTTCCTCAAGTTCTCCCTCTTCAGTAAAATAGTGACATGatcttgtcccaaaggtgctttttcaagaggcaagtggaataaaacatctttgggacaaccacgatctgaatgactgagaatctccagagagaTTCTTGTTTTGATCTTGTTTTGAAACATTCTTTCACAACTTCTCTAAGTCACTTTTCATCAAGCTGACATGGGGTAAACAAAACACCCcaatgttgaagagcacatgaGCTACAAAATATAAAATTGGCAGTTGCTTAGGCACATGTTCCTTCATTAAGACCTCAACTTGATATCCTCCGATTGTTTTGAGCATCAGTTAAACATAAGCCCCAGTCAACATGACCAATGGTTTGTAAAGCAGAATATCCGAAGAACATCAGCTCATCCTTTTGCAAGCTACCTTCAAACTGATGCTGGTCTCTTGAAATGTATTTCCAAATCATGAGAATAAAGTCATAGAATCGGGAAAGTGCTTACATGCGGGCGGACAAGCAAAACCATTTACATACTAAGTATTCTGTGACCAGCgtttgatttttgttttattgaGAAGGGAATTATACGCTACAAGATAGAAAAAGGCACAGACATAAGTGCTGGCAATTGGGAATTAAGATGTATCATGAATATGCTGGCTGTGCATTTAACTTTTGGCTTGCTCTTTTCCATATCAAAATAGAGCATAATTTCAAGGCCTTAGCATTGCAGCTGTTCTTCATggcagttactgtatttttcagagtataaaacacactttttttctcccctaagaggctgaaaatttgtgtgcgtcttatactccaaatgtagcttttttgaagccttTTCCCCCCAGACCTAAGgaggcttgcaggcttgttttcattactaTTCCCTTTGAAAAGGGTTATTTCAGCCaaggcttgcaggattttttcattgccaccccaaataagtttttttccccagccccaagtctttgcaggcttgttttcatggctactccctccaaatatttttttcagccctaaccaggggataaaataatgtgctgaagctgaccagactagggccgctagccagatgaatatctagtaggaagattttttcccctattttcctcccccaaaactagtgagtcttatactctgatgtgtcttatactccaaaaaatacagtacttcttaTTCTAACACCAGAAGGATTCTGTTTGAAGCAGGATAACGgcttttaaatcgttaaatattttaaatctgtttagattatttatgatttgtttccacgtgttgtgagccgccccgagtcttcggagaggggcggcatacaaatctaagtaataaataaataaataaataaataaacaaaccagcgACTGAGTTCACATATTTCTCTAAGCTAGTATTTTCAAATCTTGGTAAACTGAAAGTGAGTGGACTtcaatttcaacttccagaatttacAGTAATGAttatgctggctgtggaattctgggagttgaagtccatatgcctggaaaagaagaaataggctgaaaaacagcttctatcccagggCATTCTATTGtatagtgcaatattaatgcaaCATCAGTTTTCAATTAAATTGTATAGAATGTAAAGgatgtttgtgttttatttttataattataacaGATACTGAAggtggcatttaatttcattgtattaggtgcaatgacaataaagttaaGTAAGTAGATagtaaaattgccaagattgagaaactttGCTCTAAGCCATAAACTCATTAAAAGTTACAATCCATAAAACCATGGAAATTCCACAATGGCGTCCACACCTGCAAGTTACTGCCAGGGATTTTACCTTGTGTTTGAAGAGTTTGGAACCACTTTGTCCTCTTCTCCGGGATCCTCCTCACTGTCATACTCAAGATCAAGAAGACGGCCAGGTTCACGACTTCCATCTACCAGCAGCTGAATCGGAAATAGTTTGCCTTAGGCCCATGAGCAAACATAGCTTATTGTGGCTTAATTAATAAACGGTGGTTAAGCCAGAATTCAGTTAatcttttactttatttatttattggatttgtatgccgcccctctccggagactcggggcggctaacaacaacaataagacagcgtacaataataatccaatactaaaaacgattaaaaccccattaatataaaaaccaaacacacatacagacataccatacataaaattgtaaaggcctggggggaaagagtatctcaattcccccatgcctggcggcagaggtgggttttaagtagtttacgaaaggcaaggagggtggggtcaattctaatttctggggggagttggttccagagggccggggccgcaacagagaaggctcttcccctgggccccaccaagcagcattgtttagttgacgggacccggagaagacccattctatgggacctaactggtcgttgggatttgtgcagcagaagacggttacTTTGCAAATGTGGCTCAGCCATTGACTAGAATAATGCATTTGTCTTTAGTGGCAAAGTCTGTACTAACGTCTCGTGGTACAGAAGCCCTGATAATCTGTGCTGAAGATTTCAGTGCAAGAAAAATCACTCCAGTTATGGAGGTCAAGGCTTCAGGAGAAGCCACCAGAAGGACAGGAAAGTGGAGATCTTACCATTTCTGCATCATAATTCTCCATGGGACATGCGTCTGTGTTTCCATTAGTAGTGGAGTTACTATAATCAAGTACTTTGGCATTAGAATTCCCTGTATCCCACACACGGGGCTTCTTCCCCTTGTCCTTCTGAGCATCCGGCTTTGGAGACTTGCTAAGGAAGGCAAAAGGGAAAGTCCTTTAGATCTAAGCAGAATTCCTGTTCTGAATGATAAGACATGTGGCTTGGTTGGACCAGAGAGAGAAAGGATTAGAAATACAAATTGCCCCCAGTTCCATCTGATAAAATAATAAACTGCTCAGAACTAGTGAGATTTCAATATTTGGCAATCCTGCTTGAGAACGTGGCACCTACAATTTGTTACAGTAGGCAAgagataggccagtgatggttaaCCATTTTGGTGTCAAGCGGCCAAAGCATGTGCCCGAAACCCCAAAATGCAACGCAAGTGCCCCTCTACACATGTGCACtgcccttccttctccccttgcccacttttggcttccaggttggtgcaggagaccttccaggcccaaaatgggggaggtgtgtgtgtgtgcatatgtgcaaGCCCCCAAAGTGCAATGCAAGTTCCCCCCCacaaatgtgccccccccccggtgcatGCATGTATCTCCCACATGCTCCTGGTCCGCgcgcatgcacagcagagacccgAAGAGCAGCTGGCCGGCGGGAgacctctgcgcatgcgcgatgGAGCTGGGCTAGGCCAAAGGCTGGTGGCAACTTATGCATGCCATAAtttcgccatcatgggtataggttgCTTTCTATATTATATATCTCTCATCTAGTCAAAATGGTTGGTCTTGCTGAGGCAGTTTGCATTACTACAAAACATCTGGCAATTCCTCACCGAAAGAGGTTTTTATCCATGTGTTGTGCCTGCACAAACAAGTTCCATTTAATGGAGTGTTAGAGTGAGGCAGCTGGACAAAGCAAAGTGAAGCACCACAGCCACTTTGCTTCTTGTTTCACTTATGCCTGCTttgcagcagcaaaaaaaaaaaaaagcaacctaccatcagtgttccctctaattttttgggggggtgggcggaaaagtatagtgtctgagcggcagtcccttcgggactgggcgacacagaaataataaataaataaataaacaaacaaacaaataaaaaacccaccctgttttgcctcagagaatttcaaaataaaatactgtactgtgtgtctataacagtgagctcataatagggcaactctatcaatatcaaaatgccacttaaatagttgagctagttgcaaactagattttgattttctttctctcttccttactcccattctttttctttctcttttccttcctctcttttttctatctgtttctctctcttcctctctctctccttccctctcactctttccctctcggcttctgggcaggtttgcaaaactctgagttgatgatgatttttaagtgagcgattgctcactgctcagcttagagggaactatgcctaccACCAGAGAGACCCTTCACTTGAAGCATCTCTGAAATGAAACATGCCTCGAAAGTTTCGGGGAGGTATAGTACTTATCCTGACTGACTACAGTAAAGAGTAATGTTAGATGTTTGAAAGATATGCCTGGAGAAATACAAGCATCCAAGATAGGTTCTGTTGGATGAAGAAACAAGAGACATCCAACTTGTCCAGTTATTGGCCTTGCTTACTTGGACTTCTCTCCACCTTTCATCCGTTTCTTGAAGAATTCTTCCCGGTTTTTCTTCAGAATTTCATCCTTActcagttcttccttttccccagTTGCAAGAGGAGGGTCCACCTTAACTGCAGGAGCGGTTTTGGGAGCTGCAGCCGTTTCATTTCCTTGAGCTGAAATTAAAAAATTGCCATTGTCCCATATAAGGTTGTAAAGCAGAAAGTGGCTTTGAAGCTGAAGGTACAAGGCTTACAAGGTACCACAAACACAAATCCCATTGTTCTTCAGGGTTACGAGTCACTGCTCAGTCCAATATCAACTCACCTTCCTTTTTGGAACCTTTGTTTTTCTTATTCTTAGTTTTTTCTTTTGGTTTCTCTCCCCGAGTTTCTATCATAGACTTTACGGTTTTTTGGGACTTTGCTGATTGTTCAAAAGTCTTCATGGCAGTGGGAGCTCGGATTTTACTGCTCTCCTCTGCTTCCCTGATCAGAAAGAGGAAAAATCATGTAATAttaggaatgctgtgaaaaaaacGCCCTCATGTTTAATCCATAGAATCTGCTTCCCTCCTATTGGGCACTTCAGGACAGGATTTTGACCTGTGCGTACTGTAATGTGCAAATAACACTGCAATGTTATTTGCAGTGATTATGTTCTGTCCCAGAATCTCTCTCTTCATTCAATGTGTCTGTGAATATACCCTTCACAATATTTCCTAAAGAATGACTGTGTTATAAATCAGTTTCCTGGTAGATCCTAAAAATAGAGTCCTTCTGAATTATTCTTAGCCTAGGAGGGTATTAACTGATCTTATCTTGGGATAATGGCCTAGCTTCTAAATATGGATTGCACAAATTGCACACACCCATACTTTTATAAGGTAAGTTTGTTATCACAAAGAGATATTTAAAATTCCTCTCCACTTTTATGCAGGGGGAGAGTAAGGAGTTCAAGGTTTGTCAAGACATTTGCATCACATTTGGTGTCAGTTCTATTTCTGTTAGTCAGAAGAAAACATCCCCTGGCAAGAATTATATCCAGGGTTAAGCCAGGATTTCCTAGACTGTGAGGTCAATCTCCCTTGGGAAAGTTCTGAGAAAGAGCATGAAGAAGAAAGGCATTAGTTGCACATTATTACAATAAACCTTTCCTAAAGCTTTATTGTATTGTCTTAATTGTCATTTGTGTTCATTTTGGTGCTTCAATTTTTAAAGGAGGTATGTACAATGCCTTTCGTGTGATGACCAAATGTTTATGAACCTTGGCTATGATCTACTTTAAATGAGAGAAAtgtatagcaacagcacttaggcTTCATATTATTTTAtagccctccctaagcagtttacgaagtaagcctattgcccccaacaatctaagtcctcgttttaccaacctcagaaggatggaaggatgagtttaCTTTGAACTGGTCATGACTGCAAGCCTGCAATATGGCATTCTAgctactgcgccaccacagctcttactACATCCAGTCCCACTTGTCAGCACTGTCAATGGCTAGGAATCTAAGAAGCTGATGAACCCCAAGCTACTTATATCAATATCACCGCTTGTAAGTCTGGGTTTAGTTAAACATGCTAGCCTATAGCTGGGAAGAACTTTGCAGCTTGGAAATGAGTGGGTTTTTTGAACACAAATTTAATTTGATCGCCAAGACAAAGCAAATAGCTTCAAAATTTATAAAGTACGCTACAGCAAAGTGTAAACAACTGAACTGGACATAAGGACCACCCACAGCCTTCCATTTTGTCCAGCTCTCAGTGATCCGCACTAAAGTCTTTCAGCTGCAAAGCTGGGATAAATCAACGTTAGGACAATGTGTGTGACCACAAAAGGAATGATTCGGTTACCGCTGAAGACGTAGAAAGTCCTCCTTAAAATCAAAGGTGCCATTAAGGATCCCAAGAGTTCCCTTCTGTTGAAACTCATTTCGATATTTATCTCTGAACTCTTTATGCACATCATCTATCAACTTATCCACATAGGTTAAAGTCAAGATTTTCTGAAATCCAACCTGCAAAAGAGAAGCCGTGTGGTTGagaaaaaaggtaaaaaggtacATAGTTAAGAGGGTTCATATttaaggatattattattattattattatttattagatttgtatgccgcccctctccgtagactcggggcagttcacaacacaataaaacagttcataacaaatctaataatttacaatttaaaatattttaaaaaaaccattattaagcagacatacatacaagcataccatacataaattgtataggcctgggggagatatctcagttcccccatgcctgacgacaaaggtgggttttgaggagtttacgaaaggcaaggagggtaggggcagttctaatctctggggggagctggttccagagagtcggggccgccacagagaaggctcttctcctggagcccgccaaacgacattgtttagttgacaggacccagagaaggcccactctgtgggacctaatcgatcgctgggattcgtgcagcagaaggcggtcccggagatattctggtctgatgccatgaagggatatGCAAATTCTTCTGCCTTAATAGTCCataatattcatttattcatttatttatttatttaattcgatttttatgctgcccttctccttagactcagggcaacttacagcatgttagcaatagcgcttttttaaacagagtcagcatattgctcccacaatccgggtcctcatatgaATCAGCTGCCTCTGTTCTATGTTTTTTCCCCCACAAAAGCAGGATACACGCAATGCAACTAGATTTCTTAATGAGATTTTTAAACAGATGAATGATTCAAACAGAAAAGAACATTTATATATCCCTGCTATCGTGACACACTAGGCTTACAGACTCCATAAAATATGAGATGCATTTGGTTCTGGCGTCACACCTTGTGGTTCCAGCCAACTATAGCTTATCAGACAAAGCAGGATTAAATATTCCATGACAATCGTGTGCTTTGTGAACCTCAACAAAATAGGATTTCAACGTTGGGAAGGAAGAGCATGTTGCTGAACTGTGACTCATAATGTTTTTCATCACTAACTACACTACAAGGAGCTGTAATTCAGTCACTGGTAAAAGGCCACATATTTTTCACTTGTTCCACCTCTCAAGAACTAGCCAATAAGGATGAACCATTTTAATTTCAGTTTAGTATTCATTTGCTTTTGAAGCCTCTTTCTTTCAGCACAAAACAGCATACCCACCACAAATACAAGCTCAAATTGATTGTCCAGCTTATATTTAAGAGTAAGGGCTTCATGGTTGAAAGAGTTGCTGCCACCTCGCTCctgaaaataagaaaattaaCATAATGAAACACAGGATCCATATGTCAAATGTGGCTTCTGCAATTATTC
The nucleotide sequence above comes from Erythrolamprus reginae isolate rEryReg1 chromosome 12, rEryReg1.hap1, whole genome shotgun sequence. Encoded proteins:
- the SRPRA gene encoding signal recognition particle receptor subunit alpha — translated: MLDFFTIFSKGGLVLWCFQGVRGPAAACTAPVNALIRSVLLQERGGSNSFNHEALTLKYKLDNQFELVFVVGFQKILTLTYVDKLIDDVHKEFRDKYRNEFQQKGTLGILNGTFDFKEDFLRLQREAEESSKIRAPTAMKTFEQSAKSQKTVKSMIETRGEKPKEKTKNKKNKGSKKEAQGNETAAAPKTAPAVKVDPPLATGEKEELSKDEILKKNREEFFKKRMKGGEKSNKSPKPDAQKDKGKKPRVWDTGNSNAKVLDYSNSTTNGNTDACPMENYDAEMLLVDGSREPGRLLDLEYDSEEDPGEEDKVVPNSSNTSKKKSGLGGMFGMLKGLVGSKSLSREDMEPVLEKMKDHLIAKNVAAEIAVQLCDSVAKKLEGKVMGTFTTVTSTVKQGLQESLVQILQPQRRVDVLRDVMEAKVHRRPYVITFCGVNGVGKSTNLAKISFWLIENGYSVLIAACDTFRAGAVEQLRTHTRRLNTLHPPENHNGRTMVQLYEKGYGKDAAGIAMEAILYARNQGFDVVLVDTAGRMQDNAPLMTALAKLIAVNTPDLVLFVGEALVGNEAVDQLVKFNKALADYSIAQSPRLIDGIILTKFDTIDDKVGAAISMTYITSKPIVFVGTGQTYCDLRSLNAKAVVAALMKA